The following is a genomic window from Rutidosis leptorrhynchoides isolate AG116_Rl617_1_P2 chromosome 8, CSIRO_AGI_Rlap_v1, whole genome shotgun sequence.
ctaaaatgaagaacataacacttaaatacccctgctgttgagtcaaccgcGCGAGTCAGCTGTCACTCCTACGAGTGATCTAGCTCAGCCGtgagggtgatcactcactcgtgtatgtttagtcagattagatttgtggctcagctcagctcaaccgtgcgtatgagcttgtcatccgtacgagtgagacttcactcgtacgtgtgacATAGTCTAATATAGTCAATTATCCTTTTTGCGTTCATGTAGTACCTGTAATCACATATAAACACatttaggataataacgagcgatcatggtagcccataaactaaagtactaatcacaaacgtaagctagatgtctagggacttacagaaaatgcatcaacaaatgtgcacgtcataacacaaacTATACTACCGATTAAGTACaggcctatggggtcacacactttagcatttagacaccaattattatatattgttgatatataatttaTAACCTATAATTTGAAaagcattatttaattaaatatgatttaattaaatttattaaagaaatagtttgatttaaaatataaatatgatatatgaTTTAAAAAAGATCTAAATATTATATCATCTTTTAACTAATACGTCCAAAACTTGAGACATAAATGATTTTATGGATATTTGATTCCCAAATAAATAAATAGATTTTATGGAGATTTGATTtccaaatatttaaataaaatatgttTGGCCGTAATTTTTGGGATAGACAATCAAAATGGATTCAAGGTCATTTTCATACTTTACAATTTGATAATAATATTTCCACTAGTGGAGTATATTTTAATCATTAAAAATCGTCATATATGTTTCATGTTTCTCTCTTACCTATGATTCAAGTTTTTTAGCTTTACCAATTTTTCATCTTGTTCTCTAAAAAGCTATCATTTTGGAAGTCCTTGAAAGTCACTGGACACTCGATTTTCTCAGAAAAGGAAAGAAGTTGCTTCTGTTTTTATCCAACATAGATGGTTCTTCATTTAGTTTATATTAaataatcatgatgatgatgattgtttaaAGTTTAGACTAAGAAGAAGCAAACAGAAATTATAAATAAGAATACTTTGATATTTGTCTTGGCTTTTCATTATTAAGTAAACAATATGGGATATTGTTTATGGGTTATACGGACTAGCATTCGATTGGTGTTGCTCGACGTGttgtgtggatcaaccatagagttattcatacactttgaatatatatGTTTCAATCTAGACGTGAACAGTTGTTTCTGCTGTTCTTGCATCGCTcgctaaaggtatatctaaactcaTCTTTGTGAATTATTtacttgacaattattagtggtgtaattggatcttgttgggatcgttaatcgtgtgaatgttttacttgaaagtttatattaaaataaatgatatttattttaaagttaataaaagatgtttattttcatgttccgctacgtttataaaatttaaatgtacacacggttttccatcaccTTGAATAAGTGAATATATTGATAATTACTAATTATCAAAATGTTTTAAGAGTTTTCTTTTTATGAATttttgggacaaaattttcaaTTTAAGGACAATCTGGATTATATAGTCTAAACCATAAGGACTAAGAGTATAATATTAGTCTTTATTTAAATTTTGATCATCATCATATCCAATTAGTTGACGAGATTTGGTTAGATCAACCAAGAGAGACAATAATTATTTTATAATCTTTTATATAATTAGGAGGATGTGTAGATTTATTTTCCATAAGTTTGGCACCTTTTTATTGTGTTCTATGTTATAGGCCAATACATATGTGATTCTTGGTTTATATTGCTTGAAAAATAGAAACCATAGTTTATTGTTTATCTCCATCAATATCGGTATTTAGCCTCAAAATTATTAGGATCTCCAATCAGGTGTTTCATCGATTCAATCTAATTATGGTCCACAAACCATTTCTAAAAAAAATTACACAACACAATGAAATGCATTTTCAACACAACTAGATATAATTTTCTCTTAATCAACATTTAATTAGGATTAATAACATATTTTTGCATATTAATCAACAAGAAAAGACAATGTCATTCACAGGAACTTTAGATAAATGCAAGGCTTGCGATAAGACTGTTTATTTTGTCGATTTATTGTCCGTTGATGGAATCACATATCATAAATCTTGCTTTAGATGCAGCCATTGTAAAGGCACTCTTTCGGTTTGTTTtctctttctttttcttcttcaatcTTTTAGATATTTGTAATCAGTCATCTATTCGTGCTAATTATTAATCAGATTTTTTTATGATAGCAAAAGTTTCTCATATTTTTGTTCTATGGGCAATGATAAATCCAACATTCAAAATATTAAATCTATCAAAACTGTGCAATAATAAGTTGTACTGTACAACTTCTTAGTGCATCATTTTGGTGGAATTATTATTTTGATTGTTGAATTTATCACATGCATCTTTTTCACATAAGTAATCATGTCAATTATGATCTTAAGAAAACTCTGTTTGACCTTCAAAATCCAACTTTGACTTTTATTGTATGACATTGTATTGCAGATGAACAGCTACTCATCCATGGATGGAGTTCTTTACTGTAAGCCTCATTTTGAACAACTCTTCAAAGAATCTGGGAATTTTAGCAAGAATTTTCAAACAGgtaagatttttatttatttatttacattatgCATACATACCTATGTTTATAAGAAATTTCATGTtactaatttttttattaataatgtttTTAATTTACATTTTTCATCCAATTTTAGCGGCAAAACCGGATAGAGAAAACATGGTAAGTTAATCACATACTTTTGTTATGTTCAATTTTGATAAATCAACTTTAGTTACTAAAAAAATTAAGATTAGAATGACTACTTAgaaatttaattgatgttgtagtcAAGGGCTCCAAGCAAACTCTCATCTATGTTCTCTGGTACCCAAGACAAATGTAGACAATGTAATAAAACTGTCTACCCCCTTGAGAAGGTTCGTACGTTTCATTGATAGATATATAATTTAGATGATAAAATTAAACTGCTAAACGGGTAAGGTTATTGATTTTTTATCTTTAGACTACCCTCATTCGGGGGCGGACCTAGTATATGCTCAGTGATAGCACGAGAAACCAGTAAGATGTAGTGGAAAAATTTTGGGGTTTTTATTGTAAATTTTTTTGGGTGACATCACTAAAATAAGTCATCTAGTAGAAATTTTGAATTTTTAACCAGTGACTACCATTCCTAGATCCGCCATTGCCCTTATTGGTTTCTGATTCTTTTCATAACCACCTCAATATATGTTGTTAACTAGGTTTAAACTTGAGACATACTGTGAGAATATCATCAAGACCCAACCGCCAGGCTATTTTTATTTGGGGATGGCTAGATGGTAAATATAATATTTGATCACAAATATGAtgacaaaaataaataattttcttcAATGATGAACAAATAGGTGACGATGGAAGGGGAACCGTATCACAAATCATGCTTCAAATGTGCTCATGGAGGTTGTCCTCTAACACACTCATCATATGCTGCACTTGATGGTGTTCTTTACTGCAAACATCATTTTGCTCAACTCTTCATGGAGAAAGGAAATTATACTCATGTCCTTGAGGCCGCAAATAGAAAGAGCAGTGCAAAACCAGAGGATGTTGCACTGGACCCACCACCGCCAGAGGAGGAAGGTGGTGGAGTAGGagatagtggtggtggtggtggtattgGTGGTGGGGCGGAGGAAGAAGAGAGTCAGCCAGAACAACCACCACTCGAAGAGGAGAAGCCGCAAGAAGATGAGCAGTCCTATCCTAAATATACTTAAAAATAGTACGTTATACATATACAAAAGTCTATATATTGGTTTCTTTGTTTATGTAATTTTCTCAAGACcttttatttttgttttcttcaCCATTGAAATTATGAGTTTTCAGTGGTTTTACTTTCGAAAACTATTTGTTATTCAGTTGGTAATCTATGATGTGTAATCTTTTAAACTTCAAAGATAAATCAATGAATTATTTTGAGGATATGTGTAATGTGTTTAATATCATTAGTTGTTACATGAACTTTCTGCATATAAAGATGTCTACGTGTGCATAAACTCAAAAGCAATGTACAACACAACAATACTATAGTAAATTTATAATCCATTAAAACTTTGACCAATATAATATGGTCACTACAACATATATTTAGTCTTTCAGTATTCATCTTCCCACAGTGTAACATGTTTTATCGCTCTTGTTTTGTTTTACTTTTTTGTTTATCAACAAACACACACACCCTTTTTGTCCACGAAAAGATTCGAACTCACAGCCTCAAAAGTTAATAAACTCCTTGATACCGCTAGGCATGAAGCCCTTTGGTCGCTCTTGTTCTGTTATCTATGATAGCTTTAAGCATCACGGGGTCATATGGTGGAAGAATAGTACAATTTCTGTCTGAAAAAACATTTCATTAATGTAACATTTAATCATGAGCGTAATCCATCTTCATGTATGAGCCAGCATGAGGCCTCACCCATCTCTTGTGCCTAATGAAGGAATAGTACAGAATTCACGGTCTTTTGAAAAATGACCAAACTACCCTCTATGAACATGAATTACACATACATACTCGGAAGATAAAAAAGAGAATTTTGAAATGCAATCTTACATTTGAAGTATGATTGTTGTCTCACTCAACAACAAAATTAACAAATTTGCATTTGTCGCGCTTTCTTTAAGAAAATTACTCTTAAGTGGTTCCAAGCCCCTTCCAAAAGAAGTGTAGTAATGGAGGCTACAACTTTGGCTAATCACATGCCGATATACCTAGCTACTTTTGTGAAGGGTAACTTTAGTTATGTGAAAATATGGACAAATTGCAACTACCTTTGAGG
Proteins encoded in this region:
- the LOC139861384 gene encoding LIM domain-containing protein PLIM2b-like, producing the protein MSFTGTLDKCKACDKTVYFVDLLSVDGITYHKSCFRCSHCKGTLSMNSYSSMDGVLYCKPHFEQLFKESGNFSKNFQTAAKPDRENMSRAPSKLSSMFSGTQDKCRQCNKTVYPLEKVTMEGEPYHKSCFKCAHGGCPLTHSSYAALDGVLYCKHHFAQLFMEKGNYTHVLEAANRKSSAKPEDVALDPPPPEEEGGGVGDSGGGGGIGGGAEEEESQPEQPPLEEEKPQEDEQSYPKYT